Below is a window of Humulus lupulus chromosome 9, drHumLupu1.1, whole genome shotgun sequence DNA.
ttaaaccacaatgttttaaatttaaaccactacgctttaaatttaaacctcttgccaaaaaatttaaaccactaagcatacgatacagattttagaagatatgttgcgcgcttgtgtacttgacttcgagcattctggaataagtacttaccgttgttagagttctcctacaacaatagctatcagtcaacaatcgggatggcaccttatgagttgctttatggaaggaggtgtcgatcaccactacactgggacgaggtaggagaaaggcagctccttggtcccgaagctgttagaaaagctcaagaagcagtagccctgattagaaagcatatgctcgctgctcaaaaaactgtcagaaaagctatgcggatgccaaacGACGAGGTGTGGAATTCAaattcggagatcaagtctttctgaagatatctcctatgaaaggtgtgaaccggtttgggaagaaaggcaagcttagttcccgatttataggtccttttgagatattggacaaagtgggagcagttgcatatagactagcccaaccgccagccctagcagatacccacaacgtgttccacatctcaatacTAAGAAAGTATGTGTCAggcccatctcacatcctcaagtacgacacaatagcactccagaaagacttgagttatgaggaacgaccagttagcatcctagacagagggatgaagcagttacgttccaagagtattccgatagtcaaaatcctatggagtaatagttcagaacgggaggcaacgtgggagttggaggaggacacgATAGCCCAGTATCCGATAGTCAAAATCCtatgtagtagtagtagcagcagcagcagcagcagcagcagcagcagtagtcgtagtggtggtggtagtcgtagtgggagtcgtagtggtagtcgtagtggtagtcgtagtggtagtcgtagtggtagtcgtggtggtagtggtggtggtagtggtggtggtagtggtgggggtagtggtagtggtagtggtagtggtggtggtagtggtggtggtggtagtggtggtggtagtggtggtggtggtagtggtggtggtagtggtagtggtagtggtagtggtggtagtggtagtggtagtggtagtggtagtggtagtggtagtggtagtggtagtaatagtggtagtagtagtggtagtcgtagtggtagtcgtagtggtagtcgtagttcgtagtggtagtcgtagtggtagtcgtagtggaaGTCGTagaggtagtggtggtggtagtggtggtggtggtggtggtggtggtagtggtggtggtagtggtggtggtggtggtggtggtggtggtggtggtcgtggtagtggtagtggtagtggtagtggtagtggtagtggtagcgtatgtagcggtagcggtagcggtagcggtagcggtagcggtagcggtagcggtagcggtagcggtagcggtagcggtagcggtagcggtagcggtgcggtagcggtagcggtagcggtagcggtagcggtagcggtagcggtagcggtagcggtagcggtagcggtagcggtagtggtagtagtagtagtagtagtagtagtagtagtagtagtagtattagtagtagtggtagtcgtagtggtagtcgtagtggtagtcgtagtggtagtcgtagtggtggtggagtggtggtggtagtggtggtggtagtggtagtggtagtggtggtggtagtggtggtggtagtggtggtggtggtagtgttcgtggtagtggtggtggtagtggtagtggttagtggtagtggtagtggtagtggtagtgtagtggtagtggtagtgttagtggtagtgggtggtggtggtggtggtggtggtggtggtggtggtggtggtagtggtggtggtagtggtggtggtagtggtagtgtgtggtatgtggtagtggtagtggtagtggtggtggtagtggtggtggtggtagtggtggtggtagtggtggtggtagtggtggtggtggtagtggtagtggtagtggtgtagtggtagtggtagtggtagtggtcgtggttGGTAGTGGtatgtggtagtggtagtggtagtggtagtagtagtgtagtggtagtggtagtggtagtggtagttgtaggggTAGTGTTAgtaggtggtagtggtagtagttgtggtagtagtggtagtagtagtggtagtggtagtggtagtggtagtggtagtggtagtggtagtggtagtggtagtggtagtggtagtagtagtggtagtggtagtggtagtaggtagtggtagtggtagtggtagtggtagtggtagtggtagtggtagtggtagtggaagtagtagtagtagtaatagtagtagtagaagtagtggaagaagtagtagtagtagtagtggtactagtggtagtagtggtagtagtagtagtagtagtagtggtagtagtggtagtagtgagtagtagtagtagtagtagtagtagtagtagtagtagtggtagtagtggtagtagtggtagtagtggtagtaggggtagtggtggtagtggtggtagtcgtagtggtagtagtagtagtagtagatagtagtagtagtgtattagtagtagtagtggtagtagtagtggtagtagtggtagtagtggtagtagtggtagtagtggtagtggtggtagtggtggtagtggtggtagtagtggtagtagtgagtagtagtagttagtagtagtaggtaggtagtagtagtagtagtagtagtagtagtagtagtagtagtagtagtagtagtagtagtcggagtggtagtggtagtgtagtcgtagtggtagtggtagtggtagtactagtagtagtaNNNNNNNNNNNNNNNNNNNNNNNNNNNNNNNNNNNNNNNNNNNNNNNNNNNNNNNNNNNNNNNNNNNNNNNNNNNNNNNNNNNNNNNNNNNNNNNNNNNNNNNNNNNNNNNNNNNNNNNNNNNNNNNNNNNNNNNNNNNNNNNNNNNNNNNNNNNNNNNNNNNNNNNNNNNNNNNNNNNNNNNNNNNNNNNNNNNNNNNNagtggtagtagttgtggtagtagtggtagtattggtagtagtagttgtagtagtagtagtggtagtagtggtagtagtggtagtagtggtagtggtggtagtggtggtagtggtggtagtgggggtagtggtggtagtggtggtagtggtggtagtggtagtagtggtagtagtagtagtagtagtagtggtagttgtagtggtagtagtggtagtagtggtagtagtggtagtagtggtagtagtggtagtagtggtagtagtagtagtagtagtagtagtagtagtagtggtggtagtggtggtagtattagtggtagtggtggtagtgttggtggtggtggtggtggtggtagtggtagtggtggtggtagtggtggtggtggtggtggtggttgtagtggtagtggtagtggtggtggtagtggtggtggtggtggtagtggtggtggtagtggtagtggtagtggtagtggtggtagtggtagtggtagtggaagtggtagtggtagtggtggtggtggtggtggtggtagtggtagtggtagtggtagtcgtagtagtagtggtagtggtagtggtagtggtagtggtagtagtagtagtagtagtagtagtagtagtagtagtagaagtagtagtagtagtagtagtagtagtagttgtagtggtagtagtggtagtagtagtagtagtagtagtagtagtggtggtagtagtggtagtagtggtagtagtggtagtagtggtagtagtggtagtcgtggtagtggtggtagtggtggtagtggtagtagtagtagtagtagtagtagtagtagtagtagtcgtagtagtggtagtagtggtagtagtggtagtagtgctagtagtggtagtggtggtagtggtggtagtggtggtagtggtagtagtagtagtagtaggagtagtggtagtagtggtggtagtggcggtagtggcggtagtggcggtagtggcggtagtggtggtagtggttgtagtggtggtagtagtggtagtagtggtagtggtggtagtggtggtgggagtgtggtagtagtagtagtagtagtagtggtagtagtggtagtagtggtagtagtggtagtagtagtagtactagtagtagtggtagtagtggtagtagtggtagtagtggtagtagtagtagtagtagtggtcgtagtagtggtggtagtggcggtagtggcggtagtggcggtagtggcggtagtggtggtagtggtggtagtaatggtagtagtggtagtggtggtagtggtggtagtggtggtagtggtagtagtagtagtagtagtagtagtggtactagtggtggtagtggtagtagtagtagtattagtagtagtagtagtagtagtagtagtagtagtggtagtagtggtagtagtggtagtagtggtagttgtagtagtggtagtagtggtggtagtggtggtagtggtggtagtagtggtagtggtggtagtggtggtagtggtggtagtggtagtatagtagtagtagtagtagtagtagtagtggtagtagtggcggTAGTGGCGGTAGTGGCGGTAGTGGCGGTAGTGGCGGTAGGggttgtagtggtggtagtagtggtagtagtggtagtggtggtagtggtggtagtggtggtagtagtagtagtagtagtagtggtagtagtggtagtagtggtagtagtggtagtagtggtagtagtagtagtactagtagtagtggtagtagtggtagtagtggtagtagtggtagtagtagtagtagtagtggtagtagtagtggtggtagtggcggtagtggcggtagtggcggtagtggcggtagtggcggtagtggtggtagtggtagtagtggtggtagtggtagtggtagtagtagtagtagtagtagtggtagtagtggtagtagtggtagtagtggtagtggtggtagtggtggtagtggtggtagtggtggtagtgggggtagtggtggtagtggtggtagtggtggtagtggtagtagtggtagtagtagtagtagtggtagttgtagtggtcgtagtggtagtagtggtagtagtagtagtagtggtagtagtggtagtagtggtagtagtggtagtagtagtagtagtagtagtagtagtagtagtagtagtagtggtagtagtggtggtagtggtggtagtattAGTGGAAGTGGTGGTAgtgttggtggtggtggtggtggtggtagtggtagttttggtggtagtggtggtggtggtggtggtggtggtagtggtagtggtagtggtagtgctggtgtagtggtggtggtagtggtagtgctggtggtagtggtggtggtggtggtggtggtggtagtggtagtggtagtggtagtggtagtggtagtggtagtggtagtggtagtagtagtagtagtagtagaagtagtagtagtagtagtagtagtagtagtagttgtagtggtagtagtggtagtagtggtagtagtggtagtggtggtagtggtggtagtggtagtagtaatagtagtattagtagtagtagttgtagtagtagtagtagtagtagtagtagtagtagtagtagtagtagtcgtagtggtagtcgtagtggtagtggtagtggtagtggtagtggtggtggtagttgtggtggtggtggtggtggtggtggtggtggtggtggtggtagtggtagtggtagtggtagtggtagtggtagtggtggtggtagtggtggtggtagtggtggtggtggtagtggtggtggtagtggtggtagtggtggtggtagaggtagtggtagtggtggtggtagtagtagtagtagtggtagtcgtagtagtagtagtagtagtagtagtagtagtagtagtagtagtggtagtagtggtagtagtggtagtagtggtagtagtagtagtggtagtagtggtggtagtggtgttagtggtggtagtagtggtagtagtagttgtagtagtagtagtagtagtagtagtagtagtggtagtagtagtagtagtggtagtagtagtagtagtagtagtggtggtagtggtggtagtggtggtagtggtggtagtagtggtagtagtggtagtagtggtagtagtggtagtggtggtagtggtggtagtagtagtagtagtagtagtagtagtcgtagtagtagtagtcgtagtagtcgtagtagtcgtagaagtggtagtagtggtagtagtggtagtaatggtagtggtagtagtagtagtagtaaaagtagtagtagtagtagtagtcgtagaggtagtcgtagtggtagtggtagtggtagtggcagtggtagtggtagtggtagtggtagtggtggtggtggtggtggtggtggtggtagtggtagtggtagtggtggtggtagtggtggtggtagtggtggtggtggtagtggtggtggtagtggtggtagtggtggtggtagtggtagtggtagtggtggtggtagtagtagtagtagtggtagtcgtagtagtagtagtagtggtagtagtggtagtagtggtagtagtggtggtagtagtagtggtagtagtggtggtagtggtggtagtggtggtagtagtggtagtagttgtagtcgtagtagtagtagtagtagtagtagtggtagtagtggtagtagtggtagtagtggtagtagtagtagtagtagtagaagtagtagcagtagtagtagtagtagtagtagttgtagtggtagtagtggtagtagtagtagtagtagtagtagtagtagtagtggtggtagtagtggtagtagtggtagtcgtggtagtggtggtagtggtggtagtagtagtagtagtagtagtggtagtagtggtagtagtggtagtagtggtagtagtggtagtggtggtagtggtggtagtggtggtagtggtggtagtggtggtagtggtagtagtagtagtagtagtagtagtagtggttgtagtggcggtagtggcggtagtggcggtagtggcggtagtggtggtagtagtggtagtagtggtagtggtggtagtggtggtagtggtggtagtggttgtagtggtggtagtagtagtagtggtggtagtagtagtagtagtagtagtcgtagtagtggtagtagtggtagtagtggtagtagtagtagtagtagtagtagtagtagtggtagtagtagtggtggtagtggcggtagtggcggtagtggcggtagtggtggtagtggtggtagtagtggtagttgtggtagtggtggtagtggtggtagtggtggtagtagtggtagtggtggtagtggtagtagtagtagtagtagtagtggtactagtggtggtagtggtagtagtagtagtagtagtagtagtagtagtagtagtggtagtagtggtagtagtggtagtagtagtagttgtagtagtggtagtagtggtggtagtggtggtagtggtggtagtggtggtagtggtggtagtggtagtagtagtagtagtagtagtagtagtagtagtagtagtagtagtagtagtagtcgtagtggtagtagtagtggtagtcgtagtggtagtcgtagtggtagtggtagtggtagtgctgGTGGTAGTGGCGGTGGtgctagtggtagtggtagtggtagtggtagtggtagtggtaggggtagtggtagcggtagtggtagtggtagtggtagtggtagtcgttgtagtagcagtagtagtagtggtagtagtggtagtagtggtagtagtagtagtggtagaaaaggtagtagtagtagtagtagtagtagtagtagtagtagtagtagtggtagtagtagtggtagaagtggtagtagtggtagtagtggtagtagtggtagtggtggtagtggtggtagtggtagtagtagtagtagtattagtagtagtagttgtagtagtagtagtagtagtagtagtagtagtagtagtagtagtcgtagtggtagtggtagtggtagtggtagtggtagtggtagtggtggtggtagttgtggtggtggtggtggtggtggtggtggtggtggtggtggtagtggtagtggtagtggtagtggtagtggtagtggtggtggtagtggtggtggtagtggtggtggtggtagtggtggtggtagtggtggtagtggtggtggtagaggtagtggtagtggtggtggtagtagtagtagtagtggtagtcgtagtagtagtagtagtagtagtagtagtagtagtagtagtagtagtagtagtggtagtagtggtagtagtggtagtagtggtaatagtggtagtggtagtagtggtagtagtggtggtagtggtggtagtggtgttagtggtggtagtagtggtagtagtagttgtagtagtagtagtagtagtagtagtagtagtagtggtagtagtagtagtagtggtagtagtagtagtagtggtagtagtagtagtagtagtggtggtagtggtggtagtggtggtagtggtggtagtagtggtagtagtggtagtagtggtagtggtggtagtggtggtagtagtagtagtagtagtagtagtagtagtagtagtcgtagtagtagtagtcgtagtagtcgtagtagtcgtagaagtggtagtagtggtagtagtggtagtagtggtagtggtagtagtagtagtagtaaaagtagtagtagtagtagtagtcgtagaggtagtcgtagtggtagtggtagtggtagtggcagtggtagtggtagtggtagtggtagtggtggtggtggtggtggtggtggtagtagtgatagtggtagtggtggtggtagtggtggtggtagtggtggtggtggtaggggtggtggtagtggtggtagtggtggtggtagtggtagtggtagtggtggtagtggtggtagtcgtggtagtcgtagtagtagtagtagtagtagtagtggtagtagtggtagtagtggtagtagtagtagtggtagtagtggtggtagtggtggtagtggtggtagttgtggtagtagttgtagtcgtagtagtagtagtggtagtagtggtagtagtggtagtagtagtagttgtagtagtggtattaGTGGTGGTAGTCGTAgaggtagtcgtagtggtagtggtagtggtagtggcagtggaagtggtagtggtagtggtagtggtggtggtggtggtggtggtggtggtagtggtagtggtggtggtagtggtggtggtagtggtggtggtggtagtggtggtggtagaggtggtagtggtggtggtagtggtagtggtagtggtggtggtagtagtagtagtagtggtagtcgtagtagtagtagtagtagtagtagtggtagtagtggtagtagtggtagtagtggtagtagtggtagtagtggtagtagtagtagtagtattagtagtagtagtggtggtagtggtggtagtggtggtagtggtggtagtagtggtagtagtggtagtagtggtagtagtagtagttgtagtagtggtagtagtggtggtagtcgtagaggtagtcgtagtggtagtggtagtggtagtggcagtggtagtggtagtggtagtggtagtggtggtggtggtagtggtagtggtagtggtggtggtagtggtggtggtagtggtggtggtagtggttgtagtggtggtagtagtggtagtagtggtagtggtggtagtggtggtagtggtggtagtagtagtagtagtagtagtggtagtagtggtagtagtggtagtagtggtagtagtagtagtactagtagtagtggtagtagtggtagtagtggtagtagtggtagtagtagtagtagtagtggtagtagtagtggtggtagtggcggtagtggcggtagtggcggtagtggcggtagtggtggtagtggtggtagtaatggtagtagtggtagtggtggtagtggtggtagtggtggtagtggtagtagtagtagtagtagtagtagtggtactagtggtggtagtggtagtagtagtagtattagtagtagtagtagtagtagtagtagtagtagtagtagtggtagtagtggtagtagtggtagtagtggtagttgtagtagtggtagtagtggtggtagtggtggtagtggtggtagtagtggtagtggt
It encodes the following:
- the LOC133801713 gene encoding uncharacterized protein LOC133801713, whose amino-acid sequence is PLPLPLPPPLPPLPPPLPPPPLPPPLPPPLPLPLPLPLPLPPPPPPPPPPPPPQLPPPPPPLPLPLPPPLPPLPPPLPPPPLPPPLPPPLPLPLPPPPPPPPPPPPLPLPLPPPLPPLPPPLPPPPLPPPLPPPLPLPLPLPLPLPPPPPPPPPPPPPQLPPPPPPPPPPPLPPPPPPPPPPLPPKLPLPPPPPPPPPPPPPPLPLPLPLPLPLPPLPLPLPLPPPLPPPPPLPPPLPLPLQPPPPPPPLPPPLPLPPPPPPPPPPPLPPPLPPPLPPPPLPPPPPPLPPPLPPPPPPPPPPPPPPPPPPLPPPLPPPLPLPLPPPLPPPPPPPPPPPPPPLPPPLPPPPPPPPLPPPLPPLPPPLPPPPLPPPLPPPPLPPPLPLPLPLPPPLPP